The sequence below is a genomic window from Cucumis melo cultivar AY chromosome 5, USDA_Cmelo_AY_1.0, whole genome shotgun sequence.
AAGAAAAGGtcatttaaaatatcaaaataaagtAGGATCAAAAGAAGATGAAGGACTCGAAAACGACCCTAAGTAGGGGGAGTTGGTAAAAATGATCGACAATATGCATGACCATAATAAAAAAGGATGAATTTTACAATTATGGATAGATAGGTCATAATGCTAAAGAATGTCATAAATAGAAAAGACAGCAGAAAGCATAGCTGTCACCTCCTAAGTTGAGAGCATTAGTGAAGAAGAATGGGGTACAGATGTATGCTTTGCAAGAATAGATCCCAACCTCCAGTTGACATCCAGTCGATGAAGAAGGAAATGTTGACTATCCATGCAAAAGAGGTAAATTATGAAAATGATTGGATTATTGATTTTGGTTGCTCTAACCTCAGGACGGAAGATACCAAGAAGCTGCAAAACACATTATAGTACAAAAGAAACCAATTTATTGTAACCGCAATCATCTTGAAGTTGTCAATAGCCCACATTAGCAAAACTATGTGCCTAGAGTAAAGAAGAATTTGGTGTCAATATCTCAATTGACATCTATAGGCAACTTTGTTGTGTTTGGACCTGATGATGTCAAGGTGTACTATAATCTTAAAGTTAGTGGTATACCATTGTTGGAAGGACAAACGATGAACTTCATTTATGCTATGTCAGTAGAGGTTTCCTATGTGAACAAGACATTGAAGAATGAAACAACGGATTTCTGACATGCAAGACTTGGTCTTCTTAGCTATAACAAATTGAAGACAGTGATAAACAACTCTATGCCTAAGAAGTTGTCACAACTTGATATAAGAGAAAACGTGGTCTATGCTAGTTTTAGTATTGTAAGGCACATCAACTATTATTAAAGGAGTTCAAATCCAAATAAAAACAACTACTGGAGTCGGTGCATTCAAACGTATTTGGTCTTGTCCAGCAATCTTCACTTAATAGAATGTGCTACATGGTGACCTTTATTAATGACTTCTCGAGACATGCTTGTGTGTTCTTTATGAAAGGAGAAGTCtaaaacaattataaaatttaagGAATCCAAAGAATAATTTGAAAGTGAATTAGGAAAGAGAATTACATGTCTACTTCTAGATAACGAAGAAGAATATATGTCAAATGAATTCTCTCAATACTTGCAAAAGTATAAGATATGTCATCAATTAACGTGTTCAAACAGTCTACAACAAAATGGAATggcaaaaaggaaaaataaacatCTTTCAGATTATGATACATAACATGCTACATGCAAGTAAAATCCCATAAAAAATTTAGGCTAAGTGCATAAGAACAACGACCCATGTGGTTGATAGACTTCCCCAACAAATGTTTGTATTTAATGTTTGGATTTAAGTCACCTTATGAAAGTTGTTGAATATCAAGCCAATAGTTAGACACTTTCGAGTCTTTAATTTTGTATGTTATATATTCGTACCAAATCATCTAAGAAGCAAGTATGACAAGAAAGCAATCGATGCTTCTTTATTGGATATGAAAACTAAAAGAAGGTGGAGATGTGTTGATCCTACCAATTGGATGATGCTATACATCAATGATTGTTATATGTGATGAAGCATCACAATGGTGGACAccaaaattagaaaagacaatCAAAGATGAGAAGTCTTTCAAAGAAGGatcaaaagaagagataagTCAAGTGCAATAGGGCTCCAACAAACGGTCAAGAAGAAAATGACCAAGACAAAGCAAAAAGTCTTTGGTAAAGCAGAGTACACGAGAACCACAATTACAGAGATAGATCATAATAGAAAACGAAATTCCAGGTATGTAGATGTGCACAGTTAGTAACACTTGAAGAGTCAGCAACATACAAAAAAGCGTCACAAAATTTCCAATGGAGAAAAGCCATGGAAGAAGAAGTTGACGCATTAAGAAAGAATCTTACGTGGGACTTGGTACCAAAGCATAAAGATGTTAAACCAATATTATGCAAATGGGTTTACAAAGTTAAAACTCGAGCATATGGAAGACAGAGAGATACAAAGCTTGATTGTTGGCTTGAGGGTCTTCTCAACAGCGTGGCTTAGACTCTAATGAGACGTTTTATCTAGTGAAAAGCACTAGTTGCTAGTAAGAATTGGAAGTTATGACAAATGGATGTTAAGGATTCTTTCTTAGATGAAGAGTTGgatcaaaaaatatatatggaGCAACCAAAAGGATTTGAGGATGAAGCTCATCGTGACTATGCTTGCAAGCTAAGAAAGACTTTATATGGCTTGAAGCAAGCACCAAAGGCTTGGTATGAAGAAATTGCAAAATTTCTGGTTGAAAGTGGCTATGTAGTAGCTCTAACATATTTTGATTTATATGTCAAAGCTCAAAACTCAAAGGTCACAATCATATTAGTCTATATGGATGATCTAATCATAACAAGAAACCAAATGGAAGAAGTTTGACAAATAAAGTAGAATCTATTAGTCCgatttgaaatgaaagagctTGGACGACTAGAGCACTTCCTTGGACTAGAAGTGGAGTGCTCAAAGAAAAGGTTGTTCCTTGAACAACAGAAGtatgtaaaagatcttttgcaAAAGTATGACATGAGTGACTGCAAGCAAATATCCACACTGATGGAGGCTAACAAAAAATTTTGTATGCATGAAAGTAAAGATCTTGCAGACCTAACAATGTACCATTAGTTGGTAGGTAGTTTGATCTACCTTACCTAAACAAGACCCCATATCTTATATTCTGTCGGAGTTGTAAGTCGTTATATGCAGAACCCAAAGATGCATCATCTCGATGTAGTTTGAAGAATTCTAAGTTATCTTAAAGGAACAATGTATATGCCTTTCTATATAATAAAGGGGAAGACCGCAAGTTATACAATGTTGATTATGTAAGGGATCACAGTACACAAAGATCTACTACTGGTTACTTGTTTAAACTTGGGTGTGCAACAATTTCTTGGTGTATAGCAAAAGACAACCAACAATTGCATTATCTACCACAGAAGCAGAGAATAGAGCAACTATTATGGCAACACAAGAGAATATATGGATAAAGCAACTAATGAAGGATTTGCACCAAGAGATTAACTTTATATTGTGACAACCTATTGATCTGCAATTCACTTAGTTGAGAATCCTGATTTCCATGCAAGGACTAAGCATGTGGAGGTACACTATCACTTCATTGATGAATGGTACTTCAAGAGGAAATTAAGATGATGCCAATAAGAGAGAAGATCAAATTGCAAATATACTTACACAAAATGATTACTTGCAACCAAGCATGCAAAGTTAATTGAGCAACTCGGGATGATTGAAAGACCCAAGATAGTTAGTGTTGAAGGGGAGTATTAAAATATATACCAACACTAACTTGTCTAGAATAGTTTCTTGAAGTATCCACAATATGTCATTAGTGTGTGAATTAGACTTTTCTAGAGTTACGTTGAAGGATGTAaataaatatctcaaaataaaaaatgtacaAATATCCTagattttttcaaattaaaaaaaaaatctaacttAAGTGCAATAGACTCCAACAGAAGATCAAGAAGAAAATgataaagatgaagaagaacaaTTAGGAACACAAAATCCTTGGCAAAGTGAAGTACACAAGAACCACAATTATAGAGATACCAGAATAAGAAAACCAAATTCCAGACATGTAAATGTGCAGCGTTAGCAACATTTGAAGAGCTAAAAACATACGAAAAGGCGTCACAAAAGATATAATGGAGAAAATCCATGGAAGAAGTTGGTGCATTAAGAAAGAATCGTACGTGGGACTTCATACCAAAGCCTAAAGATGTTAAATCCATATTATGTAAATGGGTTTTACAAAGTTAAAACTcgagacgatggaaagattgaGAGATACGAAGCTTGACAGATGGCTCGAGGGTTTTCTAAACAATATGACCTAGACTCTATAAAACGTTTAGTTTAGTAGGAAAGCTCACCATTGTTCAAGTTTTATTGACACTAGCTGCTAGTAAGAATTGGAAGTTATGGAAAATGGATGTTAAAAACACTTTCTTAGATGGAGAGTTggattgaaaaatatatatggaGCAACCAAAAGGATTTGAGGATGAAGCTCATCATGACTATGTCTACAAGCTAAGAAAGACTTTATATGGCTTGAAGTAAGCACCAAAGACTTGGGtatggaaaattttcaaaatttcttgTTGAAAGTGGTTATCCAGTAGCTCTAGCAGATTCCAGCTTATGTCTCAAAGCTTAAAACTCAAAGGTCACAATCATATTAGTCTATCTAGATGATCTATTCATAACAGAAGATCAAATGGAATAAGTTTGACAAATAAAGTAGAATCTACTAATCTgatttgaaatgaaagagccTAGAAAACTAAAGCATTTCCTTAGACCTAGAGGTGGAATGCTCAAAGAAAAGGTTATTCCTTTAACAACAGAAGtatgtaaaagatcttttgcaGAAGTATGACATGAGTGACTGCAAGCCAATATCCATGCTGATGGAGGTTAACAAAAGTTTTGTATGCATGAAAGTAAAGATCTTGCAGACCTAACAATGTACTATCAGTTGGTAGGTAGTTTGATCTACCTTACCTTAACAAAACCCCATATCTCATATTTTGTCGGAGTCGTAAGTCGTTACATGCAGAATCCGAAGAAGCCTTATCTCGAAGCAGTCTAGATCAGAATTTTGAAGTTATCTCAAAGGAATAATATATATGCCCTTCTATATAAGAAAGGGGAAAACTAGAAGTTAGAAGGCTTATGCAATAATGCTGATCATGTAGGGGATCATGATACATGAAGACAACTACTGGTTACTTGTTTAAACTTTGTTGTGCAACAATTTCTTGGTGTAGCAAGAGACAACCAAAAGTTGCATTATCTACCATAGAAGTAGAGTATAGAGCAACAGCTATGGCAACACAAGAGAATATGTGGATAAAGTAACTAATGaaggatttgcaccaatagattAATCATGCAGTAACTTTATATTGTGACAACCTATCTGCAATTCGCTTAGCTGAGAATCCAGTCTTCCATGCAAGGACTAAGCATGTGAAGGTACACAATCACTAAATTGATGAAGGGTACTTCAAGAGGAAATTGAGATGACGCCAATAAGACAAAAGATCAAATTgcaaaactatttacaaaaggATTACTTGCAACCAAGCATGCAAAGTTTCTTCAACAACCGAGGATTATTGAAAGACCCAGGATAGTCAGTGTTGAAAGGGAGTATTAAAATATATACTAACACTAACTCGTCTGgaatagttttttgaagtaTCCACAATATGTCATTAGTGTGTGAATTAAAATTTTTCTACAGTTATGTTGAAGGACGTAaataaatatctcaaaattaaaactagaaataccttaaGAATTTTTTAGGTTAAGGAATTCAAAATTATTCTTTTAGATAAGGACGAAATAATAACTACCTAGAATAGTTAGAATTCTATAGAAATCTTTTACTTGAGCTTCAAGAATTTCATGCCTATAAATAGAAGGTGTGATCCTCAATTGTGAACCAGCAAGCAAGTAAAGAGTGGaaataaaaatggaagagaGTCATAGAGAAACTTTGAGTGAAAAGTAAATGAATACTTTGGAAGTATCTTTATAAAATTTCTTAATCTTTCAATTGAGTTGTTGGATGGGCAtgtatatatttgtatataattttgatttctgttgtaATTGAAGTGGATACATAAAGTTTGGAACTCGTTTTCTTTTTAGAAACCATAAGCAGCTTTTGAATCTACATCTAAATTACTATGTGGTTATCTCATTGTGTTTTGGATCCTTTGTATGCAGTGTGTTCTGTGGGAAAGACaaagaaaacccaaaacaacaATGAAGCTAAAGAGAGTACAAACGATGCAGAGAATCCTCATCAAAAAGGTTTGAAAAATCTAACATCAAATTTGGAATTTTAGGTTGAGTCgtgaattttcaaatttaatattataatataaactcacttgtatatatattaaaatcaTTACAGAGGATGATTCAACGGTGAAACATTATGAGCTTGCAATTTTCCCAGAAAATTATGCAACTTGCTTCAACTTTCTCAAATTGATCTCCAAGGCCTTGCTCATATTCATGGGACTAggtatatataaaattatgaTTTGAAGAAATTTCGTTGTTTGTTAATACAAGAAAAATTCGAATGTTTtcaatttaatatatatgtatgcaAATATGAATTGATTAAGGATCTAGAGGACTAAAGAAGAttgaggagaaaaagaagaagcacATGTGGTCATTCCAAGTTATGAACAAACTTCTAGAATGTGCTTCAATGTATGAATATGATGACAATGGAAGTACACCAAAGGAAACTCCAAAAGGGGAAGAAACACAACCTTATACCATTGCTGATGACAATGTCACATTTGATGATAGTAACATCTCCCAACATGGAGTACACCCTCCACATCAACAACCACCAAACATCATCCCTGGCCTCCACAACAATAACATTATCGACCAGGATCACGGTATGAATGTTGATATTACTTTATTGAATTGTGTTGTGTTATTTACAAACTTTAGATGAAATGTGGTTATTGGTAATCTAAATGTTTGTCTTTCTATGCCTTGAAAATGAATTTGGTTAATCCTATACCATAAACATACATGATTTACGGTGATATTATTCATGTATACCAATGTTATATTAGATTTTGATTTACAATTCGtatatttgaaaacatgaaAAGAGGAAAATCCAAATAACTAAAGTTGTTACAAATTTGCAAATATGAGAAGTTTTTCTCATAATATTTAAGGTATCAATCAAAGTGAGTAAAGATAAACGATAGTATATGTGATTTATTTCATGTCAAATGACAGTAGCAGAAAACAAAGAAGAAGCAACGACAACAATCACTATAGAATCGAAGTCCAGCATTGGTGacaaaatcctaaaacattTTCCAATAACCATTGGAGACAAGAAAGGGAACAAGAAACTGATTCTCAAAGCAACAACAGCAACAAGAATAAATACATGGGAAAAAACAGAGGGTCGTCATCAAAATAGGCAAGAAACACCAGTATTGATAGCAGCAAAGAATGGAGTAGTTGAAATGGTGGAGAAAATTTTGCACTTATTTCCTGTGGCAATTCATGATACTAATTCAGAGCAAAAGAACATTGTTCTGTTGGCTGTGGAGAATAGGCATCCTCATATTTATGAACTATTGCTTCGTAGAAATATTCTAAGAGAAAGTGCTTTTAGAATGGTGGATTCTCAAGGAAATAGTGCTTTGCATCTTGCAGCAAAGCTTGGTGATCATAAGCCTTGGCTTATCCCGGGTGCTGCCTTGCAAATGCAATGGGAACTTAAATGGTATCAGGTAGTTAAAATTACTTCTTTTCTGCTTTTTCCTACTGTTATCAATTCCAAAGTATATAACACCAATTTGTGACAGTTTGTGAAGGGATCCATGCCAGCAAACTTCTTCCCCACCTACAACAAAGAAGGAAAGACTTCAAAAGTAATGTTTTGTGAGACACATTGTGATCTAGTAAGAAGTGGAGAAGAATGGCTAACAAACACCGCAGAATCCTGTTCTTTAGTAGCTGCCCTAATTGCAACCGTTGCCTTCGCCACCTCCGCCACCGTCCCAGGTGGAAACGATCAAAACAAAGGCATACCATTACTCCATGGGAGACCAGCCTTCAATGTTTTTGCCATAGCATCACTCATTGCTCTTTGTTGTTCAGTCACTTCTTTAGTAATGTTCCTCTCAATATTGACCTCAAGATTTCAAGCAAAGGACTTTGGAGGCAATCTTCCCACAAAGCTATTACTGGGATTGTCATCTCTTTTTGTGTCAATTGCAGCAATGTTGGTTTCATTTTGTGCGGGACATTACTTTGTGCTTAGTGATAAGCTTCAATATGCTGCATTGCCTGTGTATGCAGTGACATGCTTGCCAGTGACATTGTTTGCTATAGCACAATTTCCTTTGTATGTGGATCTTGTGTGGGCTACTATCAAGAAAGTCCCAACAAGAAGCTATTCAGCCATCTCACCAACATAGGGCTCTTTTCTCCAAGTCAGGTTGGATTTTGGAAAGGAAACTACTTAGGTGCATTAAGAATCTCactaacaatttttttcttactttttgttttgaaatattttctttaGTTTTGTGTGTATTTGATGGGTGGCAAGATGTATCACATCACTCAAACTTTTTACGAGCTACcttcttctatatatatatatatatatatatatatatatatatatatataaacatgtTTTGTAATTCCTACGAAGTGGGTATTTTCTGTATGTTTTTTTCTCTAATGAAATGATTCAATTCTTAGTTAAATTATAAGATAATGAACTTATGCTTCACGTAAGTGTTTCACAAAATTTACTTCTTCAATCTATTAAACTCAGTGTGTTATCCTGacatgaatttatttatttatttatttaaggacatgaatttatttatttatttatttatttacggaaaaattttataaatatagcaaattattaaaatatttacggtatattaacaaaactcataaagttagttatcttttaaatattcaggtttgtccttccgtctttcttctcctctacgatttttttctatcgtctttctttctttctttttttttcattgtctttcttcttttcctcttttttttacattgtctagatttggataaccaaatcaaaaaaattaaaaaatatattttaactaACAATCGAGTaccaaagaattttgaaaaaacaaacaatcgtgtaaacaaatataaacggttgtataccaaattttgaaaaaaaaaaacgttatcCTGACATGAACTTGGCTTCACTATGCTTCACAAAAGTGTTTCACAAATTTTACTTCTTCAATCTATTGAACTCAGTGTGTTATCCCGacatgaatttatttatttatttaaggaaaattttcataaatataacaaactattaaaatattttaccgTACATATAACAAAGtgcataaagttagccatttttaaatattcaggTTTGCCATTTTTTTATTGTAAGCCTGTAgcgtttttttcgttttcgaaattattctatataatgtaaatattttgttgctttgttatatttttcaaaagacttctctatttaaactaaaaatataaattcttagtCATGCATCATTTTTTGTGGTAAATTCGTACAAATTTGACTTTAATTTTATGACAAATTTTCCTCTCCTTTATCTACATTTGACTTTCTTTGTTATGGAAATTTTAGTTTGTTGtaacatttttaaaacaatCTTAAAAgttaactaaaaaaataaagaaattatgGATTGAGGTAGTGTTCATaagtttgattttgaaaactaaatacttatcaaattgattttttttttaaattttggctGAGTTTTTGAAATATTGGTAGAAAGtggattaaaaaaaacatataattgATGTAAGGTCTATAAAGTTTAGGATTAAAAGTCAAATAGTTATCAAATCGAGTCCTAAATTGATGGAAATCTTTGATAAGGTAATGATGAAatattcaaaaacaaaataataaaaaagaaaaataattcgTATAGTTAGAAAATCGAGTCACAACGGAATACAGAAATCGAGAAAATATAATACTAAAATaactataatataatataaataaagaaataagaaaatctCAAATTTCTTGGATGGAAATCGTCAAACAAAATAAccaccactacaagaaatctggtctttaatgtcggtttaaaccgacattaaagggcgaccgacatctttgcgagcgttattaaagggctttaatgtcggttgggcttcaatgtcggtttataaccgacattaaagacatctttaatgtcggttataaaccgacattaaagcccttcaatgtcggttataaaccgacatctttgaaggtgttattgaaggcctttaatgtcggttcatctttaatgtcggtggataaccgacattaaatatgtctttaatgtcacttatgatacatctttaatgtcgtttttccaccgacattaaagatgtctttaattttttttttaaccgacattaaagctgtctttaatgtggttttctcaaatttatttttattaaatccttgcattattgtccattttgtatgacaccaaatagttaaaaatgaaatcttttacttgtacatatacaaaatgaaatcttaataatgtgacatttatatacaacttggatccaaacacagaaattatgaagcttaattattacactgatcatcatttggaaaaaaagaaagaaagaaaaaaaaagaatatattgagagagcaataactaaaactgcaacTAATAGCAAAGTAGAACACTTCACAAATGAccaacttcaagatcttgtcacaaagatgagggtctggctaattgtactcacttgcaaccatttcttctattgcagtcatttgtttagtgataactccctgtaaaagacatcaagatggttgaattgataagtaacaatgttatgacctagttgctagtagaaatatcaaaatatcaaaatgagGATGATATGATAGTTCCAAGTCAAGTTTCTATTCATGTTTTTCATAATAAGTGCATAAAAAAATCCAAGTCAAGT
It includes:
- the LOC103491271 gene encoding uncharacterized protein LOC103491271, with the protein product MYNIMEPSRKERNWKEMEELESLKKSLFKNAMKGKWKEVVEKYAMDSRARDMKITKRGDTVLHVAVCDGQVGVVEELMRIISGEEKKGGEENNSKRVVRIANHKSATALHLAATLGNVKMCYDIASVDHSLVGIRNNEGETPLFLAALHGNKDAFLCLHSFCAHTEDRCRRSKDGQTILHCAIMGDFFELALHIIRLYKELVNYVNVQGYTPLHLLATKPSAFKSGTHLGRWKMIVYHCIFVDEVKIDPKSFLRALPTKPLSLHPRSNPNNNEKFYPPNYTTCANFFNFLWKGILMVCSVGKTKKTQNNNEAKESTNDAENPHQKEDDSTVKHYELAIFPENYATCFNFLKLISKALLIFMGLGSRGLKKIEEKKKKHMWSFQVMNKLLECASMYEYDDNGSTPKETPKGEETQPYTIADDNVTFDDSNISQHGVHPPHQQPPNIIPGLHNNNIIDQDHVAENKEEATTTITIESKSSIGDKILKHFPITIGDKKGNKKLILKATTATRINTWEKTEGRHQNRQETPVLIAAKNGVVEMVEKILHLFPVAIHDTNSEQKNIVLLAVENRHPHIYELLLRRNILRESAFRMVDSQGNSALHLAAKLGDHKPWLIPGAALQMQWELKWYQFVKGSMPANFFPTYNKEGKTSKVMFCETHCDLVRSGEEWLTNTAESCSLVAALIATVAFATSATVPGGNDQNKGIPLLHGRPAFNVFAIASLIALCCSVTSLVMFLSILTSRFQAKDFGGNLPTKLLLGLSSLFVSIAAMLVSFCAGHYFVLSDKLQYAALPVYAVTCLPVTLFAIAQFPLYVDLVWATIKKVPTRSYSAISPT